Within the Achromobacter spanius genome, the region CGCGCCTTCGTAGACGGCCACTTCCGGGCGGCCAATGCCGGCGCGGTCAGCCAACTGGTGCACGGTGTCGAGCAGCCAGGCTTCGCGCTGGTTGCGCGGCGCGTTCGGGTCCAGCACTTGGGCGCCGGTGCTCCACTTGGCCATTGGCTTGCTGATCAGGAGCGAGATGATCGCGCCTGTGAAACCCACCACCACCGAGAAGATCAGCAGGGCGTTTAGGTTCAGGCCATTGGCCGTGATGTAGCGGTCTACGCCCAGGATGCGCAGCGTGGCCGACAGCACGAGCATGACGGCCAGGTTGGTGACGACGAACAAGACAATGCGTTTCATGTTTTTTGTGTTCCTCTGCGAGCGGGAAATCCCCGGGTTCGACATGACGGCGACCCGCCAGTTCCCCGACTCGCCGGCACCGCTCCCGATGGCGAAGAGTATAGTATCGCTTTCCCCTAGTTCCCCCCACTTTTCCCTTAGCGCAGAACCCCAATGCAGGCTCTCTGGATGTTGTTGGCGTCCGCCATGTTCGCCACCATGGGGTCGTTCGTGAAGTTCGGCACCGAACACGGCGCCTCGTTGCCGCAGATCGTGCTTTTTCGTGGGCTGCCTTCCGTTCTTCTCTTGTTGCTGTGGGCGCGCGCCGGCCGGCAATCCATTGTTCCGACCAGTTGGAAACTGCACCTGTGGCGCAACTTGTCCGGTGTGACGTCGATGTGGCTGGGGTTTTTCGCCATTTCGCATCTGCCGCTGGCCACCGCGACCAGCCTGAACTACACCGCGCCCCTTTTCATAGCCTGTTGGATGCTGGGCTGGGGCGGCGCGCAGCGCGACCCCGTCCGCATCATTGCCGTAGCCTTGGGTTTCCTGGGTGTGATCGCCGTGTTGCGGCCGAGCATCACCGACGACCAATGGCTGGCGGCGCTGATGGGGATGGGGGCGGGCGCCATGTCGGCAGTCGCCATGATGCAGATCCGCCAACTGGGCCGGATCGGCGAACCCGAGTGGCGCACCGTGCTGTTCTTTTCCGTGGCGGTCTGCGTGTCCAGCGTTGTCGGGCTGTGGTTCGAAGGCTGGGGCACCGCGGACTGGCAGGGCTATGCGTCGCTGGTGGGCGTGGGCGTGGCGGGCATGTTCGGCCAGCTTGCCATGACCCGGGCCTTCGGCGTGGGCTCGGCGCTGCTGACGGCGGCGCTGCAATACAGCACCATTATTTTCGCGGCCTTGCTGGGCATGGGCTTTTGGGGCGACCACCTGGATGGTCTGGCCTGGGCCGGCATGGGCTTGATCATCTCCGCCGGCCTGTTGTCGGTGTGGCGCACCATGCGCGACCCCAAGCCGGCCTGACGAGGCATCCCCTGAACCAGGAGCACACCGAATGACGATGACACTGATTTCCGCCGCCGATCTGGCTGGCCGCCTTGACGCTTCCGGGCCTGGCGTTTCCGACATCCGCGTCTTCGACGTGCGTCACGACCTGACCAATCACGCCGCGGGCCGCCAGGCATACGATGCCGGCCACATCCCCGGCGCCCGCTACCTGGACCACGAAACCGAACTGGCCGCGCCGCGCACCGGCAAGAACGGCCGCCACCCGCTGCCGTCGCGCGCCGAGCTGGGCGCACTCATGGCCGCCCATGGCGTGACGCCGCAAACGCTGGTCGTGGCCTATGACGCCAGCGGCGGCATGTACGCCGCGCACCTGTGGTGGATGCTGCGATGGCTGGGCCATGAACGCGTGGTGGTGCTGGACGGCGGCTGGCAGGCCTGGGTGGCGGCAGGGCTGCCGACCACGACTGACCCCGCCCCGGCCGTGCAAGCCGACCAGCCGGTTGAGCCCGGCGCGCCGCTGGTCGCTGCCGTTGACGCGCAGGCCGTGCTGGACAATATCGACCGGCCCGCCTTTACCGTGATCGACGCGCGCGCCGCCAACCGCTATCGCGGCGAAGTCGAACCGATGGATCCGGTGGCCGGCCACATCCCGGGCGCCCTGAACCGCCCGAACGGTGAAAACCTGCAAGCCGATGGAAGCTTCAAGTCCGCCGAGCAACTGCGCGTCGAATTCGACGGGCTACTTGGTGGCCGGGACCCTGGCGCCATCGTGCACCAGTGCGGCTCGGGCATTACCGCCTGCCACAACTTGCTGGCCATGGAAATCGCGGGTCTGTCTGGCTCGCGGCTGTACCCCGGCTCGTGGAGCGAATGGTGCAGCGACCCGTCGCGCCCGATGGCCAAGGGCACCTGAGGCGCAGCGGCGCACAAAAAAGCCAGGGTTCGCACCCTGGTTTTTTTTCGTCTCCGA harbors:
- a CDS encoding DMT family transporter; protein product: MQALWMLLASAMFATMGSFVKFGTEHGASLPQIVLFRGLPSVLLLLLWARAGRQSIVPTSWKLHLWRNLSGVTSMWLGFFAISHLPLATATSLNYTAPLFIACWMLGWGGAQRDPVRIIAVALGFLGVIAVLRPSITDDQWLAALMGMGAGAMSAVAMMQIRQLGRIGEPEWRTVLFFSVAVCVSSVVGLWFEGWGTADWQGYASLVGVGVAGMFGQLAMTRAFGVGSALLTAALQYSTIIFAALLGMGFWGDHLDGLAWAGMGLIISAGLLSVWRTMRDPKPA
- a CDS encoding sulfurtransferase yields the protein MTMTLISAADLAGRLDASGPGVSDIRVFDVRHDLTNHAAGRQAYDAGHIPGARYLDHETELAAPRTGKNGRHPLPSRAELGALMAAHGVTPQTLVVAYDASGGMYAAHLWWMLRWLGHERVVVLDGGWQAWVAAGLPTTTDPAPAVQADQPVEPGAPLVAAVDAQAVLDNIDRPAFTVIDARAANRYRGEVEPMDPVAGHIPGALNRPNGENLQADGSFKSAEQLRVEFDGLLGGRDPGAIVHQCGSGITACHNLLAMEIAGLSGSRLYPGSWSEWCSDPSRPMAKGT